Proteins encoded within one genomic window of Anastrepha ludens isolate Willacy chromosome 4, idAnaLude1.1, whole genome shotgun sequence:
- the LOC128860303 gene encoding alpha-soluble NSF attachment protein, with protein sequence MGDNEQKALQLMAEAEKKLTQQKGFLGSLFGGSNKVEDAIECYQRAGNMFKMSKNWSKAGECFCEAANLHSRAGSRHDAGVAYVDASNCYKKIDVESAVSCLLKAIDIYTDMGRFTMAAKHHQSIAEMYESDPGTLAKAVQHYEQAADYFKGEESVSSANKCMLKVAQYAAQLEDYEKAINIYEQVAASSLESSLLKYSAKEYFFRAALCHLSVDLLNAQHAIEKYAQQYPAFQDSREFKLIKVLCEHLEEQNIEGFTEAVKDYDSISRLDQWYTTILLRIKKAADEDPDLR encoded by the exons atGGGCGACAATGAGCAGAAAGCGCTGCAATTGATGGCCGAGGCCGAGAAGAAATTGACACAACAGAAAGGATTTCTCGGCTCGCTATTTGG TGGTTCGAATAAGGTAGAAGATGCCATCGAATGTTATCAACGCGCCGGCAATATGTTCAAGATGTCCAAAAATTGGTCAAAAGCCGGTGAATGCTTTTGTGAGGCAGCAAATTTGCATTCACGTGCAGGTAGTCGCCACGATGCCGGGGTTGCATATGTGGATGCATCCAATTGCTACAAAAAA ATCGATGTTGAAAGCGCTGTCTCGTGCCTGTTAAAGGCAATTGACATCTACACCGATATGGGACGCTTTACCATGGCAGCAAAGCATCATCAGAGCATTGCTGAAATGTATGAAAGCGACCCAGGAACGCTG GCCAAAGCTGTGCAGCATTATGAACAAGCTGCTGATTATTTTAAGGGCGAAGAATCGGTGAGCTCAGCCAATAAATGTATGCTGAAGGTCGCTCAATATGCCGCACAGCTGGAAGATTACGAAAAGGCCATTAATATTTACGAGCAG GTTGCTGCTTCATCCCTGGAAAGTTCACTGCTCAAGTACAGCGCTAAAGAGTACTTCTTCCGGGCCGCGTTATGTCATTTGAGTGTGGATCTATTGAATGCTCAACATGCTATTGAAAAATATGCACAGCAATATCCAGCATTCCAGGATTCGCGTGAATTCAAGCTCATTAAG GTACTTTGTGAGCACTTGGAGGAGCAAAACATCGAAGGCTTCACAGAAGCGGTCAAAGATTACGATAGCATTTCACGTTTGGACCAGTGGTATACCACAATATTGCTTAGAATTAAGAAGGCAGCCGATGAGGATCCCGATTTACGataa